From Rhodococcus sp. B7740, one genomic window encodes:
- a CDS encoding YceD family protein: protein MPPPKRTTRPELDDGFVLDILNLGRRPGSTKAIERTVPAPSRIGLDAIAIEAGVPVSLDLQLQAVSEGVLVTGSVRAATAGECTRCLDPVGGNVDVYLTELFAYPNSITEETTDADEIHRIVDDLIDLEPVIVDAVGLELPLHPVCSDECEGLCPECGVRLAIAESGHSHDTIDPRWAGLAAKFGVDPEPSTELVNNEAEEK from the coding sequence GTGCCCCCGCCCAAGAGAACGACCCGTCCGGAATTGGACGACGGATTCGTTCTGGACATTCTCAACCTCGGTCGTCGACCCGGGTCGACGAAGGCCATCGAGCGGACGGTTCCGGCTCCTTCCCGAATCGGCCTCGATGCCATAGCCATCGAAGCCGGTGTTCCGGTCTCGCTCGATCTGCAGTTGCAGGCGGTCTCGGAGGGCGTTCTCGTCACCGGCTCCGTACGAGCGGCCACGGCCGGGGAGTGCACTCGTTGCCTCGACCCGGTCGGTGGCAACGTCGACGTCTACTTGACGGAGTTGTTCGCGTACCCGAACAGCATCACCGAGGAGACAACCGATGCGGACGAGATTCACCGCATCGTCGACGACCTGATAGATCTCGAACCCGTCATTGTCGACGCGGTCGGTCTGGAGCTTCCACTCCACCCCGTGTGCAGCGACGAGTGCGAGGGATTGTGCCCAGAATGCGGCGTTCGCCTGGCGATTGCTGAATCCGGCCACAGTCACGATACAATTGATCCTCGCTGGGCTGGTCTTGCAGCCAAATTTGGCGTGGATCCAGAACCGAGCACAGAACTTGTGAACAACGAAGCCGAGGAGAAGTAA
- a CDS encoding DivIVA domain-containing protein: MYRVFEALDELVAIVEEARGVPMTAGCVVPRGDVLELLDDVRDAIPGELDDAQDVLDHRDKLVGDARATAEKTVGTANAEAQNTVENARDSADRILADAKAQADRMVSEASAHADQLVADAEAEAERTVLEGQREYEALTVRARTEADRMIESGTASYERSVADGTAEQNRLVSETEVVQAAHAESARVIDSAHAESDRMRSECDVYVDTKLAEFEEFLSGTIRSVGRGRQQLRTGSGVPEYGSEPYGESAYGSQEQGRRSRH, encoded by the coding sequence GTGTACCGCGTATTCGAGGCGCTCGACGAGCTCGTCGCCATTGTCGAGGAGGCGCGCGGCGTTCCGATGACTGCCGGGTGCGTCGTCCCTCGCGGCGATGTCCTGGAACTGCTCGACGACGTTCGGGACGCGATCCCCGGCGAGCTGGACGACGCCCAGGACGTACTGGACCATCGCGACAAGCTCGTCGGCGATGCCAGGGCCACCGCGGAGAAGACGGTCGGCACCGCCAACGCCGAGGCCCAGAACACGGTCGAGAACGCTCGGGATTCGGCCGATCGCATTCTCGCCGACGCCAAGGCGCAGGCAGATCGCATGGTGTCCGAGGCGTCGGCGCATGCCGACCAGCTCGTGGCCGATGCCGAGGCGGAGGCCGAGCGAACGGTGCTCGAAGGCCAGCGCGAGTACGAGGCTCTGACCGTTCGCGCCCGCACCGAGGCCGATCGGATGATCGAGTCCGGGACGGCGTCGTACGAGCGGTCCGTCGCAGACGGTACTGCCGAACAGAACCGCCTTGTGTCGGAGACCGAGGTCGTTCAGGCGGCCCACGCCGAGTCGGCTCGGGTGATCGACAGCGCTCACGCCGAATCGGACCGGATGCGCAGCGAGTGCGACGTCTACGTCGACACCAAGCTTGCAGAGTTCGAGGAGTTCCTCAGCGGCACCATTCGTTCGGTCGGACGTGGGCGTCAGCAGCTGCGAACCGGCTCGGGCGTGCCCGAGTACGGCAGTGAGCCGTACGGAGAATCCGCGTACGGGAGCCAGGAGCAGGGGCGTCGCAGCCGCCACTGA
- the coaD gene encoding pantetheine-phosphate adenylyltransferase: protein MTGALCPGSFDPVTNGHLDIFERAAAAFDEVVVTVMVNKSKKGMFSIDERIEMLEVATEHLPNVRIGSWYGLLVDYARQEGFSAIIKGLRSSVDFDYELQMAQMNRTLTGVDTLFLPANPAHSFLSSSLIKEVATFGGDVTGMLPPFVQDRLTARIAERAAE from the coding sequence ATGACTGGCGCACTCTGCCCTGGATCCTTCGACCCGGTGACCAACGGTCACCTCGACATCTTCGAGCGGGCGGCCGCAGCCTTCGACGAGGTGGTGGTCACGGTGATGGTGAACAAGAGCAAGAAGGGAATGTTCAGCATCGACGAGCGGATCGAGATGCTCGAGGTCGCCACGGAGCATCTGCCGAACGTCAGGATCGGCTCGTGGTACGGACTGTTGGTCGATTACGCTCGGCAAGAAGGCTTTTCGGCGATCATCAAAGGTTTGCGCAGTTCGGTCGATTTCGACTACGAGTTGCAGATGGCGCAGATGAATCGAACCCTCACCGGAGTGGACACGCTGTTCCTCCCGGCGAATCCAGCGCACAGCTTTCTGTCCAGTTCGCTGATCAAGGAAGTCGCGACCTTCGGGGGAGACGTCACCGGGATGCTGCCGCCCTTCGTTCAGGACCGCCTGACCGCCCGTATCGCCGAGCGGGCCGCAGAGTAG
- the rsmD gene encoding 16S rRNA (guanine(966)-N(2))-methyltransferase RsmD, whose translation MTRIVAGVAGGRRLSVPGQGTRPTSERVREALFSSLESRMELGGAAVLDLFAGSGALGLEALSRGASSAVLVESDARAAAVVRKNIESVGLPGASVRCAPVASVLAGAADAEYDLVLADPPYAVTDTAVAGLLDRLVVGGWLTPDAVVVLERSSRSPETRWPTGLVPEKSKKYGESRIEIAARA comes from the coding sequence ATGACGCGGATCGTGGCGGGTGTCGCGGGTGGTCGACGATTGTCGGTTCCCGGCCAGGGCACCCGCCCCACCTCCGAGCGAGTTCGCGAAGCGCTGTTCAGCTCGCTGGAGAGTCGGATGGAACTCGGCGGTGCCGCGGTACTGGATCTGTTCGCGGGATCGGGAGCACTGGGGCTGGAGGCACTCTCGCGTGGAGCGTCGTCGGCGGTGTTGGTCGAGTCCGATGCCCGAGCGGCGGCGGTGGTGCGAAAGAACATCGAGTCGGTGGGGTTGCCCGGCGCTTCGGTCCGCTGCGCCCCGGTGGCCTCCGTGCTGGCCGGGGCAGCGGATGCCGAGTACGACCTGGTGTTGGCCGACCCGCCGTATGCCGTCACCGACACTGCCGTCGCCGGGCTGTTGGACAGGCTCGTCGTCGGGGGATGGCTCACACCCGATGCGGTCGTCGTCCTGGAGCGGTCGTCGCGTTCGCCGGAGACCCGATGGCCGACCGGACTGGTCCCGGAGAAGTCGAAGAAGTACGGCGAGAGTCGAATCGAGATCGCTGCACGTGCGTAG
- a CDS encoding pyruvate carboxylase has translation MFSKVLVANRGEIAIRAFRASYELGASTVAVFPFEDRNSVHRTKADEAYQIGEKGHPVRAYLSVDEIVAAAKRSGADAVYPGYGFLSENPDLAAACAEAGITFVGPSADVLELTGNKARAIAAAKAAGLPVLASSEPSSDVDALVAESESMTFPLFVKAVAGGGGRGMRRVAEPEQLRESIEAAAREAESAFGDPTVFLEQAVIDPRHIEVQILADGQGNVVHLFERDCSVQRRHQKVIELAPAPNLPEGLREKICADAVAFAKQIGYSCAGTVEFLLDTRGNHVFIEMNPRIQVEHTVTEEVTDVDLVQSQLRIASGETLADLGLQQENIVLRGAALQCRITTEDPANGFRPDVGRITAYRTPGGAGVRLDGGTTLGAEVGAYFDSMLVKLTCRGRDFDTAVARARRALAEFRIRGVATNIPFLQAVLVDPDFTAGRVTTSFIEERPELLTSRSSGDRGTKILAYLADVTVNKPHGERPSSVYPHDKLPPVDFAAPIPDGSRQRLLALGPEGFARDLRNRKALGVTDTTFRDAHQSLLATRVRTSGLLGVAPYVARTTPQLLSIEAWGGATYDVALRFLHEDPWERLASLREAVPNIAIQMLLRGRNTVGYTPYPEKVTRSFVAEATDTGIDIFRIFDALNNVDQMRPAIDAVRETGTALAEVALSYTGDLSNPNENLYTLDYYLKLAEQIVDAGAHVLAIKDMAGLLRAPAAKTLVTALRSNFDLPVHVHTHDTPGGQLATYLAAWEAGADAVDGASAAMAGTTSQPALSAIVAAAAHTERDTGLNLQAVCDLEPYWEAVRKVYAPFESGLPAPTGRVYTHEIPGGQLSNLRQQAISLGLGDRFETVEANYAAADRMLGRLTKVTPSSKVVGDLALALVGAGASAEEFAENPGRYDIPDSVIGFLRGDLGTPAGGWPEPLRTKALEGRGEGKPVTPLTDEDEKNLDGTSAQRRETLNRLLFPGPTAELAAHREKYGDTTRLSANQFFYGLRQGEEHRVALEKGVELLIGLEAISDPDERGMRTVMCILNGQLRPVSVRDRSISSEAPTVEKADRSNSGHIPAPFAGVVTLSVEEGQKISAGDTVATIEAMKMEAAITAPRGGTVTRLAISGVQQVEGGDLLVVIGGGSTGEEAGSE, from the coding sequence ATGTTCTCCAAAGTTTTGGTTGCCAACCGCGGTGAAATTGCCATCCGTGCCTTCCGCGCCTCCTACGAACTCGGGGCCTCGACCGTTGCGGTGTTCCCGTTCGAGGACAGGAACTCGGTACATCGGACGAAGGCCGACGAGGCGTACCAGATCGGGGAGAAGGGCCATCCCGTTCGCGCGTACCTCTCGGTCGACGAGATCGTCGCCGCTGCCAAACGCAGCGGTGCGGACGCGGTGTACCCCGGATACGGATTCCTTTCCGAGAACCCGGATCTGGCCGCAGCGTGCGCCGAGGCAGGCATCACCTTCGTCGGCCCGTCCGCCGATGTTCTCGAACTGACCGGCAACAAGGCCCGCGCGATCGCGGCAGCCAAGGCGGCTGGGCTTCCGGTGCTGGCGTCGTCGGAGCCGTCGTCCGATGTGGACGCGCTCGTCGCCGAGTCCGAGTCGATGACGTTCCCGCTGTTCGTCAAGGCCGTCGCGGGCGGTGGCGGCCGCGGTATGCGCCGAGTGGCCGAGCCCGAGCAGCTGCGCGAATCCATCGAAGCTGCTGCGCGCGAGGCGGAATCGGCTTTCGGTGATCCGACCGTGTTCCTCGAGCAAGCCGTGATCGATCCCCGGCACATCGAGGTTCAGATCCTGGCCGACGGCCAGGGCAACGTGGTGCACCTGTTCGAGCGCGACTGCAGCGTGCAGCGTCGGCATCAGAAGGTCATCGAGCTCGCTCCGGCTCCGAATCTGCCCGAGGGATTGCGGGAGAAGATCTGCGCCGACGCCGTCGCGTTCGCGAAGCAGATCGGCTATTCGTGTGCCGGTACCGTCGAGTTCCTGCTCGACACCCGTGGTAATCACGTCTTCATCGAGATGAACCCTCGAATTCAGGTGGAGCACACCGTCACCGAAGAGGTGACCGATGTGGATCTGGTGCAGTCCCAGCTGCGGATCGCCTCGGGAGAGACACTTGCCGATCTCGGTCTGCAGCAGGAGAACATCGTGCTGCGTGGTGCGGCTCTGCAGTGCCGCATCACCACCGAGGATCCGGCGAACGGATTCCGCCCGGATGTCGGACGCATCACCGCGTACCGGACGCCGGGCGGTGCCGGAGTGCGCCTCGACGGTGGTACCACTCTGGGTGCCGAGGTCGGTGCCTACTTCGACTCCATGCTCGTCAAGCTCACCTGCCGAGGCCGTGACTTCGACACCGCCGTGGCGCGTGCCCGACGAGCCCTGGCGGAGTTCAGGATTCGCGGTGTCGCCACGAATATCCCGTTCCTGCAAGCGGTTCTGGTCGATCCCGACTTCACCGCGGGCCGGGTCACCACCTCGTTCATCGAGGAGCGCCCCGAACTGCTCACCTCGCGCTCCTCGGGCGACCGCGGCACCAAGATTCTCGCGTACCTGGCCGACGTGACGGTGAACAAGCCGCACGGCGAGCGTCCGTCGTCGGTGTACCCGCACGACAAGCTGCCGCCGGTGGACTTCGCAGCCCCGATCCCGGACGGTTCGAGGCAACGGCTGCTTGCGCTCGGACCCGAGGGGTTCGCTCGCGATCTGCGCAATCGAAAAGCCCTCGGCGTCACCGACACCACGTTCCGCGACGCGCATCAGTCGTTGCTGGCCACGCGCGTGAGGACGAGCGGACTGCTCGGAGTCGCTCCGTACGTCGCGCGCACCACGCCGCAGCTGCTCTCCATCGAGGCGTGGGGCGGTGCCACCTACGACGTGGCACTGCGATTCCTGCACGAGGATCCGTGGGAGAGATTGGCCAGCCTGCGAGAGGCCGTGCCGAACATCGCAATTCAGATGTTGCTGCGCGGCAGGAACACCGTCGGCTACACCCCGTACCCGGAGAAGGTGACCCGCAGCTTCGTCGCCGAGGCAACCGACACCGGCATCGACATCTTCCGCATCTTCGACGCGCTCAACAATGTCGATCAGATGCGTCCGGCCATCGATGCCGTGCGCGAGACCGGCACGGCGCTCGCCGAGGTGGCATTGAGCTACACCGGTGATCTGTCGAACCCGAACGAGAACCTCTACACCCTCGACTACTACCTGAAGTTGGCCGAGCAGATCGTCGACGCAGGCGCGCACGTGCTCGCCATCAAGGACATGGCAGGACTGCTTCGCGCACCCGCAGCCAAGACTCTGGTGACGGCACTGCGCTCGAACTTCGATCTGCCCGTTCACGTACACACCCACGACACACCCGGTGGTCAGCTCGCGACCTACCTCGCCGCATGGGAGGCCGGGGCCGACGCCGTCGACGGTGCCAGCGCCGCGATGGCAGGCACCACCAGCCAGCCTGCGTTGTCGGCGATCGTGGCTGCTGCCGCGCACACCGAGCGCGATACCGGTCTGAATCTGCAGGCCGTCTGTGACCTCGAGCCGTACTGGGAAGCCGTGCGAAAGGTGTACGCGCCGTTCGAGTCCGGTCTGCCTGCACCGACGGGTCGCGTGTACACCCACGAGATCCCCGGCGGACAGCTCTCGAACCTACGACAGCAGGCCATTTCGCTCGGTCTCGGTGATCGGTTCGAGACCGTCGAGGCCAATTACGCTGCAGCCGACCGCATGTTGGGCCGTCTGACCAAGGTGACACCGAGCTCGAAGGTCGTCGGCGACCTGGCACTTGCTCTGGTGGGTGCAGGCGCGTCCGCCGAGGAATTCGCCGAGAATCCCGGTCGCTACGACATCCCCGATTCGGTGATCGGATTCCTGCGCGGCGATCTGGGTACGCCTGCGGGCGGATGGCCGGAACCGTTGCGGACGAAGGCGCTGGAGGGTCGTGGCGAGGGCAAGCCGGTGACACCGCTCACCGATGAGGACGAGAAGAACCTCGACGGCACCTCGGCTCAGCGCCGCGAGACTCTCAACCGTCTGTTGTTCCCCGGTCCCACAGCCGAACTCGCCGCTCACCGCGAGAAGTACGGCGATACGACGCGGCTGTCGGCCAATCAGTTCTTCTACGGCCTGCGGCAGGGCGAGGAGCATCGGGTGGCCCTGGAGAAGGGCGTCGAACTGCTGATCGGGCTCGAGGCGATCTCCGACCCCGACGAGCGCGGAATGCGCACCGTCATGTGCATCCTGAACGGACAGTTGCGTCCGGTCTCGGTGCGTGACCGGTCCATCTCGAGCGAGGCCCCCACGGTCGAGAAGGCGGATCGATCCAACTCCGGTCATATTCCGGCACCGTTCGCCGGTGTGGTGACGCTGTCGGTCGAGGAGGGGCAGAAGATCTCGGCCGGAGACACCGTCGCCACGATCGAGGCGATGAAGATGGAGGCCGCGATCACCGCTCCCCGCGGCGGCACCGTGACCCGGTTGGCGATCTCCGGTGTGCAGCAGGTGGAAGGCGGCGATCTGCTCGTCGTCATCGGTGGGGGGTCGACGGGCGAAGAGGCCGGCAGCGAATGA
- the recG gene encoding ATP-dependent DNA helicase RecG, with amino-acid sequence MATLVDRLDHILGAAAATPLADVFGIHTVEDLLRHYPHRYMTHGSELGEKEPPEGEHITIVATVESATLRSMKNRNGQFLAVTLAADGQRIDATFFSPHKLKHVLLPGRRGMFSGKVKYFGKRWNLTHPSYVILGGDGNDGAVVPAGRIVGGGTLAGLARGSVDSSGAVDMSVFDRAFVPIYPAAKDVESWTFMRCVRQVLDQLDDVVDPLPESVRAQRGLVDIDTALRSVHFPDTAQDKDSARERLKFDEALAVQLVLADRRRDASTRVAPRCPPITDGLAAEFDRRLPFELTAGQHQVAAEIAHDLSAPHPMSRLLQGEVGSGKTIVALRAMLQVIDAGHQCALLAPTEVLASQHARSIRSMLGSLAAGGELGSHELATKVALLTGSMSTAAKRSALLDAVTGDAGIVIGTHALIEDRVEFLDLAMVVVDEQHRFGVEQRDALRAKARDNTSPHLLVMTATPIPRTIAMSTLGDLETSVLTELPRGRSPIVSNVVPARSKPGWVDRAWQRIHEEVAAGRQAYVVCSRIGDDEDAETGKKSAAKKKSASAEDGPETTAAVDLYETLSTGPMHDLRVGLLHGRLSGDDKDITMSEFNSGEIDVLVCTTVVEVGVDVPNATVMVIMDADRFGVSQLHQLRGRIGRGGHQGLCIMISYLSPAGGSFARLEAVAATNDGFELAKLDLATRREGDVLGAAQSGTVSGLRLLSFIDDEDIIADAQDCARSLFAQDPSLANDPGIASMMRSAWRSDRVDYLQKS; translated from the coding sequence ATGGCAACGCTGGTGGATCGGCTCGATCACATCCTGGGAGCCGCGGCGGCGACGCCGCTGGCCGACGTCTTCGGAATTCACACCGTCGAGGACCTGCTGCGGCACTATCCGCACCGCTACATGACGCACGGTTCGGAGCTGGGGGAGAAGGAGCCGCCCGAGGGCGAGCACATCACCATCGTCGCAACGGTCGAGTCCGCGACGCTGCGTTCGATGAAGAACCGCAACGGTCAGTTCCTTGCCGTGACACTCGCCGCCGACGGGCAGCGGATCGACGCTACCTTCTTCAGTCCGCACAAGCTCAAGCACGTTCTGCTGCCCGGTCGTCGAGGAATGTTCTCGGGCAAGGTCAAGTACTTCGGCAAGCGGTGGAATCTCACGCACCCCAGCTACGTGATTCTCGGCGGAGACGGTAACGACGGTGCCGTCGTGCCTGCAGGTCGAATCGTCGGCGGTGGCACCCTGGCCGGACTCGCTCGCGGCTCGGTCGATTCCTCCGGTGCCGTGGACATGTCGGTGTTCGATCGCGCGTTCGTGCCCATCTACCCGGCCGCGAAGGACGTCGAGAGCTGGACCTTCATGCGCTGTGTCCGACAGGTGCTCGACCAACTCGACGACGTGGTCGATCCGTTGCCCGAGTCGGTTCGTGCGCAGCGCGGTCTCGTCGACATCGACACCGCGCTGCGGTCGGTCCATTTCCCGGATACCGCACAGGACAAGGACTCTGCGCGCGAGCGGCTGAAGTTCGACGAGGCGCTCGCCGTTCAGCTCGTCCTCGCCGACCGCCGACGCGACGCATCCACCCGCGTGGCTCCGCGATGCCCACCGATCACCGACGGTCTCGCCGCGGAGTTCGATCGGCGTCTGCCGTTCGAGTTGACGGCCGGCCAGCACCAGGTGGCAGCCGAGATCGCCCACGATCTGTCGGCACCGCATCCGATGTCGCGACTGTTGCAGGGTGAGGTCGGCTCGGGCAAGACGATCGTTGCCCTGCGGGCGATGCTGCAGGTGATCGATGCCGGGCATCAGTGTGCGTTGCTGGCACCGACGGAGGTTCTCGCCTCCCAACACGCGCGCTCGATTCGGTCGATGCTCGGGAGCCTCGCGGCCGGCGGCGAACTCGGATCGCACGAGCTGGCGACCAAGGTCGCCTTGTTGACCGGTTCGATGTCCACTGCGGCCAAGCGATCCGCGCTGCTCGACGCCGTCACCGGTGATGCCGGCATCGTGATCGGCACCCACGCCCTGATCGAGGACCGCGTCGAATTTCTCGATCTCGCGATGGTCGTCGTCGACGAACAGCACAGGTTCGGCGTCGAGCAACGAGATGCGTTGCGCGCGAAAGCTCGCGACAACACCAGTCCGCACTTGCTCGTGATGACCGCAACCCCCATCCCGCGGACCATCGCGATGTCGACGTTGGGTGACCTCGAGACGTCGGTGCTCACCGAACTGCCCCGCGGCCGATCGCCCATCGTCAGCAACGTGGTGCCTGCCAGGAGCAAGCCGGGCTGGGTGGATCGAGCGTGGCAGCGTATTCACGAGGAAGTGGCAGCCGGTCGCCAGGCCTATGTGGTGTGCTCCCGCATCGGCGACGACGAGGACGCGGAGACGGGGAAGAAGAGCGCTGCGAAGAAGAAGAGTGCGAGCGCGGAGGACGGCCCCGAGACCACGGCTGCGGTGGATCTGTACGAGACCCTCTCCACCGGACCGATGCACGATCTGCGCGTGGGTCTGTTGCACGGACGACTGTCGGGAGACGACAAGGACATCACCATGTCCGAGTTCAACTCCGGCGAGATCGACGTCCTGGTCTGCACCACGGTGGTCGAAGTGGGAGTGGACGTTCCCAACGCGACGGTCATGGTCATCATGGATGCGGACCGATTCGGCGTGAGCCAACTGCACCAGTTGCGAGGCCGAATCGGCCGAGGTGGGCATCAGGGCCTGTGCATCATGATCAGCTATCTCAGCCCCGCGGGCGGCTCGTTCGCCCGGCTCGAGGCGGTGGCAGCGACCAACGACGGTTTCGAGCTGGCCAAGCTGGATCTGGCCACTCGTCGCGAGGGCGACGTTCTCGGAGCTGCACAGTCGGGCACGGTCAGCGGGTTGCGGCTGCTCTCGTTCATCGACGACGAGGACATTATCGCGGACGCGCAGGACTGCGCCCGGTCCCTGTTCGCGCAGGACCCGTCGCTGGCGAACGATCCCGGCATCGCGTCGATGATGCGATCGGCTTGGCGATCGGATCGAGTCGATTACCTGCAGAAGTCCTGA
- a CDS encoding DAK2 domain-containing protein, with protein MVDVLESIDAAALRRWAYHCVDSLTARCDEINALNVFPIPDSDTGTNLMFTFRAAVESMRAAGPAADARSIGRALAVGAVAGARGNSGVIVSQLLRAVAEAAADGPLDTVSMQAMLRRARVLVAGAVSVPVEGTMLTVLAAADREASAHDANVSLSTLVVDIAEATARAVDSTTDQLAELREAGVVDAGALGLSVIVDAFVEVVIGRTPPRRRYRRPHEHERRTGDDAPNLSSDCGRAPVAVSEYGSSRSLGYEVVYVVHGPDDAGAAELRRALADIGDSVVVAGDGSGAWSAHVHTTDPGGAVDRGIAAGDVRGVRISCFGPAEFAAVAIPESRDAAVLSVGRDILALVAGDGAADLYVQEGATVVRCDEAIDSSVLHRAIVGMKHREVLVLPNGALSAQELVAVGAAARADGKDVVMLPCSAMVQGLAALAVHDAARAAVDDAFTMSEAAAGTRWGSLRIAQERSLTWVGTCEPGDCIGLAGQEVVIVAARPLDAGCRLLDQLLATGGELVTVLVGAQASDDFGDRLAEYVAGAHPGVDVVVYTGGQPGDLVQFGVE; from the coding sequence GTGGTCGACGTTCTCGAATCGATCGATGCCGCGGCCCTGCGTCGGTGGGCCTACCACTGCGTCGATTCCCTCACCGCACGGTGCGACGAGATCAATGCACTCAATGTGTTCCCCATCCCCGACTCGGACACCGGCACCAATCTCATGTTCACCTTCCGCGCCGCGGTGGAATCGATGCGCGCAGCCGGGCCCGCTGCGGACGCCCGCTCCATCGGGCGAGCGCTGGCAGTGGGGGCGGTCGCGGGGGCACGGGGGAACTCGGGGGTGATCGTGTCCCAGCTGTTGCGCGCCGTCGCCGAGGCCGCAGCGGACGGCCCGCTGGACACGGTGTCGATGCAGGCGATGCTGCGTCGCGCCAGAGTCCTGGTCGCGGGCGCGGTCAGCGTTCCCGTCGAGGGCACGATGCTCACCGTTCTGGCCGCAGCCGATCGCGAAGCCTCGGCGCACGATGCCAATGTCAGCCTCTCCACGCTGGTGGTCGACATCGCCGAGGCCACTGCTCGAGCTGTCGACAGCACGACGGACCAACTCGCCGAACTCCGCGAGGCCGGTGTCGTGGACGCAGGAGCTCTCGGTCTCTCGGTGATCGTCGACGCGTTCGTGGAGGTGGTGATCGGCCGCACCCCGCCGCGCAGGCGATACCGTCGCCCACACGAGCACGAACGCCGGACGGGCGACGATGCGCCGAACCTCTCGTCGGACTGCGGCCGTGCACCCGTGGCGGTGTCGGAGTACGGATCGTCTCGCTCCCTCGGGTACGAGGTGGTCTACGTCGTGCACGGGCCGGACGACGCGGGGGCGGCGGAACTTCGCCGAGCACTGGCCGACATCGGAGATTCGGTCGTCGTCGCCGGTGACGGTTCCGGGGCCTGGTCCGCGCACGTACACACCACCGACCCCGGTGGTGCCGTCGACCGCGGCATCGCCGCCGGAGATGTTCGCGGAGTGCGTATCTCGTGTTTCGGTCCGGCCGAGTTCGCCGCAGTCGCGATCCCCGAAAGCCGCGACGCAGCGGTGCTGTCGGTCGGTCGCGATATTTTGGCGCTGGTGGCCGGTGACGGTGCCGCAGACCTCTACGTTCAGGAAGGTGCGACGGTGGTGCGGTGCGACGAGGCGATCGACTCCTCGGTGCTGCATCGCGCGATCGTCGGGATGAAGCATCGTGAGGTGTTGGTGTTGCCGAACGGCGCGTTGTCCGCGCAGGAACTCGTCGCGGTCGGCGCCGCTGCCCGAGCGGACGGCAAGGACGTGGTGATGTTGCCGTGTTCGGCGATGGTGCAGGGACTGGCCGCGCTCGCGGTGCACGATGCCGCCCGCGCCGCAGTCGACGACGCGTTCACGATGTCCGAGGCGGCGGCGGGCACGAGGTGGGGTTCTCTGCGTATCGCACAGGAGCGATCTCTGACGTGGGTCGGCACCTGCGAGCCGGGCGACTGCATCGGGCTGGCGGGGCAGGAGGTGGTGATCGTCGCCGCTCGTCCTCTCGATGCGGGGTGTCGGTTGCTCGATCAGCTCCTGGCCACGGGAGGGGAGCTGGTGACGGTGCTCGTCGGGGCCCAGGCGTCGGATGACTTCGGTGATCGGTTGGCCGAGTACGTGGCGGGCGCACACCCCGGAGTCGACGTGGTGGTCTATACAGGTGGACAGCCGGGGGATCTCGTGCAATTCGGAGTGGAATAG
- the rpmB gene encoding 50S ribosomal protein L28: MAAVCDVCAKGPGFGKSVSHSHRRTNRRWNPNIQTVHAQVAPGNSKRMNVCTSCLKAGKVVRG; the protein is encoded by the coding sequence ATGGCTGCCGTCTGCGACGTATGCGCCAAGGGGCCCGGCTTCGGTAAGTCGGTCTCGCACTCGCACCGACGGACCAACCGTCGTTGGAACCCGAATATCCAGACCGTTCACGCTCAGGTTGCGCCTGGTAACTCCAAGCGCATGAACGTGTGCACCTCCTGCTTGAAGGCAGGCAAGGTGGTCCGGGGCTGA
- a CDS encoding enoyl-CoA hydratase/isomerase family protein: MSDSDDYGPSKVSIEDGVLRIVVATEAGGASLDLEGIDAGTAALRSVNAGTTAIGSVLLIGRGPNFCAGGNVRDFAGADDRGAFVGSVADTFHAFVRELAAVTVPVVAGVHGWAAGAGMSLVCLTDIAIGGPSTKLRPAYPSIGFTPDGGMSWTLPRIVGSGRAMDILLGDSIINGEDAVRLGILSRLVGDDIVDSEAERLARTLANGPTSAYQGIKRLLGSSESATLTEQLDAEAASISVAAASPAGREGVDAFVEKRRPDFS; the protein is encoded by the coding sequence GTGAGTGATTCGGATGACTACGGTCCCAGCAAGGTCAGCATCGAGGACGGCGTGCTGCGCATCGTCGTCGCCACCGAGGCGGGCGGTGCCTCTCTCGACCTCGAAGGCATCGACGCCGGCACGGCGGCACTGCGATCCGTCAACGCCGGTACCACCGCGATCGGAAGCGTGCTCCTCATCGGCCGCGGGCCCAACTTCTGCGCAGGCGGAAACGTACGCGATTTCGCCGGAGCCGACGACCGCGGCGCATTCGTCGGTTCGGTCGCCGACACATTCCATGCATTCGTCCGCGAACTGGCCGCCGTCACCGTCCCGGTCGTCGCCGGGGTCCACGGCTGGGCGGCCGGGGCAGGCATGAGTCTGGTCTGTCTCACCGATATCGCCATCGGCGGACCGTCGACCAAACTGCGCCCTGCGTACCCTTCCATCGGATTCACCCCGGACGGAGGAATGTCCTGGACACTCCCCCGAATCGTCGGTTCGGGCCGCGCGATGGACATACTTCTGGGTGACTCGATCATCAACGGAGAGGACGCCGTTCGGCTCGGAATCCTCAGCCGGCTGGTGGGCGACGACATCGTCGACAGTGAGGCCGAGCGCCTCGCTCGAACCCTCGCCAACGGCCCGACATCGGCGTACCAGGGCATCAAGAGACTGCTCGGAAGCTCCGAATCAGCAACTCTGACAGAACAATTGGACGCCGAAGCCGCCTCGATATCGGTCGCTGCGGCGTCACCGGCCGGACGTGAAGGCGTCGACGCGTTCGTCGAGAAGCGTCGTCCCGACTTCTCCTGA